AATCCCCCGCGCCAAAGCCGACCCCCGCCCCTCGGTACCGAATCCCCCGCGCCAAAGCCGACCCCCGCCCCTCGGTACCGAATCCCCCACGCCAAATTCGGCCCGGTCCTGCGCCCGAGCCCGGTCCCGGCTCCTGCCGCAAGCCCCGCGGCTCCCCCGCAGCTCGGACGCAAAAGGGCTTCCCTGGTCGCTCCCAGCTGAGACCGAGGGGACGCTCGGAGTCCCGCAGGGCAGGACCCCAGAGGGGTTTAGGCTCGTTCAGGGCCTTGGGAAGGGTCAGTCTTGGGTGGGTGGGTGAGATGGGTCGCTCAGGTCTGCAGGTGAGGTAGGGCCGGGGCAGCCTCACAGACTCCACTGACCCCTGGAGACCCCTGTTCTGCTGGCACGGGGTACGGTGGGTTCTGGCTCTGGGGCAATGTCCCCCCTCAAAGCCTCCCGTACCCAACCAGCTCTTGCCACGAGTGATGCAGCCACCCTGTCCCTTCAGTCTAGCATGTGTGTTTTTAATGGAGACCCATCGAGTTCATAAATCAGAGTGGAGCAGCACTGGGCTACGTCCTGGACACACAGAAATGGTTCTCTTGGCAGGGTTGCGGAGGAGGCAGAGCATGGAGAGCAAGGaagggtttgggtggttttcaATCCCAGCATCTCATCCTCTCTCCATGGGTGCAGCAAAGCTCCTTCAGCAGCCATGGGCTCCAGCTTGGGACATGTTGCTGGGGCTCAGACCAGCAAGGAAGAGAGGAGTGAGCCGTGGCTCTCTGTCCAAGGGTCAAGGAAGCCTCCCCTTTTCATGTAGCATCCTGAAAGTACCCCGTGAATAGTCCTCTTCTGAACAGAGCCTGTGCTAGATCGACAGGCTGTAGGTGCCAGAGCAGTACTCCACGTAGTCAAACGCCTTGATGGGGAATGTCACAGTGCCCCACTTCTTGTACCTCCTCTTCTCTGCTGGTGTCTCCACCACAAAGTTTTTGATGGAGAGGACAGGCAGCTTCACCTGCCGGTACAGCATCTCCATCCCCCACTCCTgtgtgggcagggaggggacagttACCAGAGGCACACCCAGCGTCCCCAGGCTGCAGGgccacagggacaggacagtTCCTTACTCCCAAGGCATGTCCCTCCTTTGGAGACAGCCTGTGTCCGTGTCCCACAGCACACACATGACACAGGCATGTGCAGCTGTGAGCTGGGGCACAAGGCACAGCCCTTCCTGTCCCTCCAGCTCTCACTGGGCTGCAGACACAGGGGAATTGTGGTGCTCACCTGGCTGCAGTCTTTGCAGGAAATACGGCAGCCGGGCTGCCAGTCCTTGAAAGTCCGTTGGAACTGTATTTTCCCAGAGGAAACTCTGTAATACGACCTGGAAGGAAGAGGCCACCAGACAGTAAGGATGATGGTCCAGGGGACACAaacagggcagcacaggtgctCCCATAGTCAAACAAAATTCCTGCGATCTCCCTGTACCAAGGTCCCTGAGAAAGAGCTGACAGCAGGCTGGTGCTACCCTTACCCAtctgcctgcccagccctgcccgtgaGCCTCCTACCCAAACGTGGGGTTGACGTTGACGTGGTGCATGCCCTCCACCGTGCGGATGTCGCTGCCGCGGCACACGGCCGCGTTGCAGTTGACACAGTACAGGCGAACGGCGGCCGGGTCGTGCAGCTGCCGCCGCTCGCTGATCCTGGCCTCCTTCATCAGCCAGCCGGCCACTGCCACCCGCTGCAGCTCCCGGATCTGTGGGGGACAGGGGTCAGCACAGGACAGTGGGCAAGGACAGATGGCAGACACGGCAAGATCCATGCTGCCGAGGGATGCATCATCCCAGGAGCACAAGCACAGAGCaggacaggcagggcaggacGGGCACACGCTGGCCCAGGCCCCTCACACAACCCCATCCCAGGATCTGGTGCTTTCTGAGACAGAGCAGGCAGCAAGAGCTGCCTGGCCCTGCCAATGCCCGTGGCAGCATCCAGCACCCACCTTTTGGAAGTACTCCTGCTCAGGCATGGCTTGCACTGCCTGAATCGCCCTCTTCATGAGCTCCACCAGGTCCTCGTTGAGCAGCTCTCGGGTCACCTCTCTGGTGTTGGCTTTGGCAAGGACAGAGTAGACACTGTTTTCAGCACGGGCACGGCCCCGGGCCTGCAGGGCAAGGTCCAAATGTTGCAGTCAATAGAAGAGGGACACAGCCAACCCTTCTGTGCTATCCTGTGAGGACAGAGCCACCTCCACCCTCCCATGTGCCTTCCCAAGGAGGTGTTCTGCCAGGGGCTGAGCTCATCCCCAAGGAGCTGCATGCGGGGAATGCAAGGGCCCCCATGTCCCACCCTGCAGCTTTGGGGGGATCCTGGCAGGGCCAGAGGGAGCCTGGGCAGCACCTGCATCATGGCGATCTCATTGGTCATCAGCCCATAGCGGACCACGATGTTGCACTCGGGGATGTCCAGGCCCTCCTCAGCCACGCTGGTGGAGAAGAGCAGGTTGAGGGCTCCCTGACGGAACTGCTTGATCACATCCTGCTGCTCATTCTGGGTAGACAGGGAGGTGATGCTTCAGCAGCTGTGTAGGGCTCTGAGACCTgggcagcacccacagcacccccaaAATGTGCAAAGTGGGGTCGGTCCAGTTCCTGCCCACCCTCCACTCACCTGTGTCATGTGCCTGGTCTGGTTGCTGTAGCCGGCACCCGTGAGGACAGCGGCCCTGATGCGTTGCTCACGGAGCGTGGCCGTGGtctgcagccagctgagcaGGCTGTGGGCGCTCTGCCTTGTCTTGGTGAAGACGATGCCACGAGAAGTGCCCAGGGGCTGAAAGTGCTCACGCAGGATCCCCTCCAGCTTGGCCAGCCTGGGATTCTCATAGCGGTGATCCCCAGCAAGTGCCTGCAGGCTCGCCCTGTTCTCTGCACAGGTGAGCAGGGTGTCAGGGACACTCCCTGCACCCCAAATGCAGCCAGCATCACCCCCCTTCAGGCGCCTCTGTTACCCTCAAAAGTGGCAGTGAGGAACTGTTCGGTGGGGTCCTTCTTATCCCTCTCAGCGCTGTAGAACTGCTGGAGGTACTGGAAGGCGTCGACCATCCTCACGGTGTCGTTGATCAGCAAAGCGTCGTTGTACTTGCGCAGGTGCAGGGCACACACCCGCGTCTTGCGACAAAACatctctgcagctggcagggcaggggacacGGCAGTCACAGCCTGTCCCCGTGGCTCAGCCCTGCCACACCCGCACTTCCACACCCTCACCTCTTTTCTCCAGCTCCACAATGTGCTGCTCGTAAATCTGCGTGCCAAAGTCCCGCAGGAAATCTGGCTTCTCCATGTACTTCTGGATCTGCACCATCACCTTCTTCAGTTGCTCACCAAAGGGGtcctgggagcagagaggggctCAGGACCCAGGAATTGTGGTTGCTTGCATGGTGGGACCCAGACAGTTACAAGGATCCCCCAGCACCAAGGCTCTGGGTCAACTGATTTTTCACACTGGCCTGAGTGAAGCAGATGAAGGCCCCTCACCCAGCAGGGCTTGGGGGTCTCATCTTCCACCcagtgagcagccccagggctctgagcagctgTCCCTCACCTGGACTCTCTCCTGGCACAGGTCATACTGCTTCTTGGGTTGGGGGACGTGGCTCTGCAGGTGTTGCCACTCGTCCTGCACCGATGTGATCTTCTCAGTGTCCAGGTTGGCACAGATCTGAGAGGGAAAGACCCTGCTTCCACCCTGagcccagctgcccaggacAATGCAGCACGTGGTGCTCACCTGGTGAGTTCGGGGATGACTCCTCCAGGCTGCCCACCACCCACACACCTGGGCATCAACCCCCATCCCGAGGGACATCCTGCTGAACGCCAGGGGAAGCTGTGCTGAAACAGGACAGGGGGCACAGGACGTACCTGCAGGATGTGCTCCATGGCCCCCTCAAAGGATGTTGCCCCCCCAGTGCCAGGGGATGCCGTCAGCCCCAGGACCTGTGGCAGGTCCTGCTCCCCACTGAGCTTGCGCTGGAGGTATCTCAGCATGATCTTGTTGTAGACGGCGTCCTTGTGCGTGTGGTGGCACTCGTCTATCACCAGCAGCGAGAAATCTGCTCCGGGccagggaggggagcagggtgAGATGGTTGCTCAGCTGAGGGCTCAGCCACGGCTGTGGGGCCAGCAGTATATGTAGCCCGGTGCCCACCTGTCAGCTCCACGTGCACGTCCTCCTCCGCGCTGACCAGGGCGTTCTGCAGAATCTGGGCTGTGCAGATGACAACGTCGCTCTTCTTCACCAAGTCGGCGAAGAAGGTTTTGTGGCTGGTGTCCCCGCTGATGGACGTCACCTTGAAGGTGTCCTGCAGCGCGTGGAACTCCTTGTCGGTGTGCTGGTCCACCAGGTGCACCTGCGCCCACAGGACCACACTCAGCACCGGCCAGGACCACCAGCGGTGGCTCCCGCGGTCCCGGGGCAGGGCAGCACCTTGTTGACAAGCACGGCCACCTTGCCGCCCCGCCGGCTCTCCAGGTGCCGCCGGCAGACATGGACGGCCACGCGGGTCTTGCCGGCGCCCGTGGGCAGCCAAACGATGCTGTTGCGGCCGCTcagggccggggccgccgcctCCCGCTGGTACCCCCGCAGCTCCATTCCCCGCGGCTCCATTCCCCGCGGCTCCATTCCCCGCAGCTCCATTCCCCGCGGCTCCATTCCCCGCAGCTCCATTCCCCGCGGCTCCGTTCCCCGCGGCTCCGTTCCCCGCGGCTCCGTTCCCCGCGGCTCCATTCCCCGCGGCTCCATTCCCCGCAGCTCCATTCCCCGCAGCTCCATTCCCCGCGGCTCCATTCCCCGCGGCTCCGTTCCCCGCGGCTCCGTTCCCCGCAGCTCCATTCCCCGCAGCTCCATTCCCCGCAGCTCCATTCCCCGCCGCTCCGCGTCCCGAAGCCGCCGCAGCCGAGAAACGAAACTGGAGGCGGCGGCGAGAGCGGCGGGCGGGGCAGGAGGAAGGCCCAGCAAGGGGGGGGCCACGCCGGCCGCGCTGGGGCCAAActgagccgagccgagccgagccgagccgggccgagcccccCTAGGGTCCCCTGCTGCGAACTGGAACCGAAACCAAAACCGAGTGGAGCTCCCACAGAACCTCCCCGTCGCCAGACCGCCCCTGCGCCCCGGTCCGTCAACACCCTACACCCCCACCAAGCGCTGCACCCCAATTGTGCCCAgtgcaccccagcccatccacGGGGATCTTcactctgtccccatcccgaGCTGCTCCTGTTCCCCTCCCCAGCACCTTCCGGAACATCCCAGCTGATCCCCCCCGCCTACCACGCTGGGATGAGCCCCAAGGATGGATCTGGGGCTGCACAAggacatttattaaaaaaaacaaacaaacaaacaaacgaaAACACCAGTCAAGTGGAATGGGGGAGTGGGGGGCAGGGaaaggggtggggggcacaAGGAAGGGGGGAGCAAGGCGGGGGACAAGCAGAGGTGGCTGccagccagagcagagcagggagcagagaccagcacagcaccgggcagCCACCCTCCCTGGCACTCCGAGGGGCAGGACAGGGGCTGGCAGCCCCCCACTCCCCAGCTGGCAacaggggcaggcagggaggatgtaCAGGCAGGGAAGGCAGACCTGCCCCAGGGGGAGGGAAGAGCTgacagaggcagcaggagctgggtgtgcagggcagagccccctgcccagcaggaccctggcccaggagcagcaccgctgcgggcagcgcggggctgACCCCGCTGTACATTCAGTGTGAGGGGTGGGGGCTGCCTGGATGTGGACGGAGCAGAAACCAAAGCACTTGTGTGCCCCTGCCCTGTCACAGGGAGTCAGGGCAGAAGGCACAATCGCAGGTAAGGGGGATGCACAGGGGTCAGgggctccccctccccaggcagaggcaggagctcagtgctgtccctgccccgggCAGATCCTGATgaggcagctccagcctcaCCCCCATTCCTTAAgagaggcagccagagctgctctgagctctCAGGGATAAAAGCACCAGCCCCTCAGCCCCTGGGGCTCCCCAAGAAGGAAAGcccagctccccaggctgctcagcagcaccaatccctccagcagctcctagCAACAGAGAGAGTGGGGCTGGATCCCACAGGAGCCCTGTCTCTCCCACAGGAGGGCCGGTGGCCACAGCAGGTCCAGGCCGGCCCCCGCTACTTGTCGATGAGCCCCCCCTCCTTGAGCTTGAAGTAGAAGAACTTCTCGAGGGTGTTGGCACACTTGCAGTAGTCGCTGTCGGGCGGGTTGTACTCGCGGCAGTTGGTGATGATGCGCTGCAGGTCGGCGATGAACAGCTTCTTGGTGACGTAGTAGCGGTTCTTCAGCCGCTCCGTCATGGTCTTCAGGTCTGCAGGTGGGACAGGtcaggacccctccccaggCCTCTGCGCCCCCCAGCCACTGAGCTGGACATCAGCCACGGGTCTCGATTCATCCCTCTCTCACTCTGGACTATCCTGAGGCTCCCACCACCCCAAACACGAgtccccagcacagaccccacAATTAATGTGGGGTCGTCCACCCCCTTTTCTGCAATCCTGTCCTGGGGTGCTGGACACAGCAACCTACCAATGGGGAAGCGGATGATTTCATAGTAGTCTGGTGCCTCTGACTTCTTCACCGGCTCCATGAAGGGCCACGCACTGGGGTGGGTCTGGGGAGAAGTGGGGGGCACTTGGAGCAATGAACACACAACCCTTGTCCGCTCCAGCACCCAGGGGTCCTGCTCCTcccacacctgtgtcaccccagcaGTCCCCAAGGGCAAAGCCCTGTACAGCCCATCCCAAGGGAGAGAGCTTTGAGGGCTGTCAGGTGGACAGGCACCCTGGAGTGAGGGTCCTTTCCTGCCCACACCTTGATCTGGGCCAGGAGGTTCTTCAGCATGTTGTAGAGCTGGTCCGGGTCCTTcagctccttcctgcaggaCAAAGCCAGTGTCCATCAGCCTCTCTCCACTCCAGGGCCAGGAAAACACTAAGACTGAGGCACAGCCCgagctgagcccccagccctgctgctgcaggtctATGCCCACCCCCACGCAGCACTcaccccttctccttccccagtgGTTTCCATCCTGTTTCTCCTGGAAGACAAGTGTCAGTGTCACCatgtctgtgctgcagccatGGGGAGGGAGGACAGAGCCCTCGTGCCAGACCCCCTGCCAGGACTCACGGATGCCAGGGACGCTCTCGATGGGGATCTGCCGCACGCCCTCCTTGAAGCAGGTCAGGCCTGGGTAGACTTTGCGGATCTGCGCCTGTTTCCTCTCAATCAGCTTCTTGATGAtctgcagggaatgggggttggaagggagcagATGAGTGGGGGCTGCAGGATGCTCCAGGGAGCCACACTGTGATGTGGGACCCCACAAACCCACCGTGCAGGGTCAGAGACAACCCCAGCCAGTGTCAACCCCAGCCAGAGTGCCCCCTCGCTGCCCTGCAAGTCTGCTCTCAGGGCCAGCGCAGCCCCAAACCACTCCTCTGCCTTCGGGGGGTGGCTGGCAGTCACCTACCCTCATGCTCACCCCTGGGCCATACCTCCTTCTGCTTCTTGATGATGTGTGAAAGCTCGGTGTAGGGGATGCGGGGGTTCAGCTCACACTCCATCAGGGTCGCCCCCTCGTAGTCCTTGATGTATCCCAGGTAGCGGCTCTTGGGGACCTTGATGTCCTTGGAAAAGCCCTAGGAGAGAGGGGCAGGTGGGAGGGCGTAGGTGGGAGGAGGCAggtgtgcagcagagctgggagcagttCCCAGGGAAAGGAGCCCACCTGCTTTTTGAAGTAGCCAATGGCGTACTCGTCTGCATAGGTGAGGAAGTAGAGGATGTTGTGCTTGATGTGGTACTCCTTCAGGTGGTTCATCAGGTGCGTCCCATAGCCCTTGGGGAAGTACCGTGAGACAGGAACccccccaggcagccccagctgggatAAACAACCCCCTCCCACCCATGGAAACGGCAGCTGGAAGATGACCTGGAGCAACTACCACTGCTCGGGGCCGGCCAGTGCTGAGCAGGTTTGGCTGCCcaaggggctggggcagccctaCACCAGCTACAGAGAGACCATCCTGCCCACTCCAGGCTTTGGGGGGCACACGTGTGTGCCCAcctcccttctccctgctcTCACCTTCACTTGCTCGTTGGAGGTGACAGCGCAGAAGACAATCTCCGTGAAGCCCTGGGTAGGGAACATGCGGAAGCAGATGCCCCCGATCACTCGTCCATCCTTGATCAGTGCCAGGGTCTTGTGCTTCCTGCGGGCAGCACGGCCGAGGGTGAGGGGAGCCCCCCACACCGGCCCCCCTGCATCCCCCAGCCACGCACGGGTCAAAGACGAGGCGAGTGATGTACTCCTTGGGCATGCGGGGCAGCTGGTGCGAGAAGACGTTCTGCAGCCCCACCAGCCACATCAGGATCTTCTTGTTGGATTTCTGTGAGAGCGAGTTGCCGATGACGTGGAACTCGATGATGCCGCGGCGCTCCTCCAGCCGCGCCGTCTCATCCCGCGCCGCGTTGGCCGACAGCAGGCTGGTCTGGGGGCATGGGGGGGGTCACTGGGCCTGCACACCCTCTGTTGGGAGAGCCCCACTCCACCCTGACACTCTggggaagcagctctgtgggaccTGGAGAGGACCAGAGGCACCCCAGCATCCGCAGCCCATACCTCGGGGCCCAGCATGGCAGCAGGGTCCGTGATGGTCAGCATGACCTCGTTCACCAGCTCCATGGGGATGTCTCCCATGACACGGATCCGCTTGGCATCCTCCAGCGTCAGGCTCTCAGGTAGCTTCCGCTTCTCTCCTgggatgggagcagagcagcacatcCAGTGCTGGGATGGACCAGAGACAGTTCTAGCTTCCTGGCGTGGGCTCATGTGACCTtacctggcaggggctctggggTGCTGGCGTCCAGGCTggtggctgagctgctgctgctgagcttctTGCTGAAGAGAGGAGTGGTGGGCACAGCAACGgtgctgactgcagctgcaACAGACCCACGGTGCCCATGACTGCTGGAAAATGCCTCGTCACGCCACGGCAGCCCAGCCACTGCCACCGCTCTGCCACACCTTCACCCTTTATCCCTCAGCCCCCAAGCAGGGGGAGCTGCTTCCTGAAATACCTGGGCGAGACACCAGCTGGGCACCCTCCGCAGCTGGCACGGTGAAATCAGCCTCCCAGATTGGAGAGTTCTCACCGTAGATCTCCTCCTCCAGCATGGAGAGGAACCTGGAAGGGAGTGGCACATCAGCATGCAAGCGTCCCAAATGCGTCCCTCATGCTCCAGCAACCATCTCCACATTGGGCACCTACTTGGGGAAGTGGGTGAGGATCAGTGTCCGCTTCTCCGGCACCAGCTTGTCCTTCTCCACGCGGAacttctccagcagctgccgGCGGGTCACCGTGAAGATGGACTTGAGGAGGCTGCGCCCGAAGACGTGGGTGGTCTCATAGCGGGGCAGGCTGTCACAGCTCTGTGGCACATGGCAGTAGCACAGCCACCTGTGGGACAGGAAGGGGCTCTGGAGACAGGGCTGGAACCAGAGACCCCAGAGCAACCATATCCCTCCTGGGACCATGCTGCCGGGAGCAGGCTGGACGAAGGGCACGGTGACATTTAGAAGCATTGGCCCCACTGGGTGCCTGCTCTCCTAGTGGACTGACAgtctgggagagctggagaCAGTCCTGGGAGTTAGACCCCGGGGTGGCTGGCTCAGTGGCCCCCTGGCCTCACCTGGTGTAGTTGACCTTGTAGGTGGCCACATCATCATTCTGGGAGCGCTGACGGAACTGGGACGGTGTCTCC
This genomic window from Anomalospiza imberbis isolate Cuckoo-Finch-1a 21T00152 chromosome 22, ASM3175350v1, whole genome shotgun sequence contains:
- the KAT2A gene encoding histone acetyltransferase KAT2A; the protein is MAEPEAAQPGRPPPGPGTGTAGTAGASGVTAAGAGSSDPARPGLSQQQRASQRKAQVRGFPRGKKLEKLGVFSACKANDACKCNGWKNPNPPTAPRMDLQQPVTNLSEPCRSCGHALADHVSHLENVSEEEINRLLGMVVDVENLFMSVHKEEDTDTKQVYFYLFKLLRKCILQMSQPVVEGSLGSPPFEKPNIEQGVLNFVQYKFSHLPPKERQTMYELSKMFLLCLNYWKLETPSQFRQRSQNDDVATYKVNYTRWLCYCHVPQSCDSLPRYETTHVFGRSLLKSIFTVTRRQLLEKFRVEKDKLVPEKRTLILTHFPKFLSMLEEEIYGENSPIWEADFTVPAAEGAQLVSRPAAVSTVAVPTTPLFSKKLSSSSSATSLDASTPEPLPGEKRKLPESLTLEDAKRIRVMGDIPMELVNEVMLTITDPAAMLGPETSLLSANAARDETARLEERRGIIEFHVIGNSLSQKSNKKILMWLVGLQNVFSHQLPRMPKEYITRLVFDPKHKTLALIKDGRVIGGICFRMFPTQGFTEIVFCAVTSNEQVKGYGTHLMNHLKEYHIKHNILYFLTYADEYAIGYFKKQGFSKDIKVPKSRYLGYIKDYEGATLMECELNPRIPYTELSHIIKKQKEIIKKLIERKQAQIRKVYPGLTCFKEGVRQIPIESVPGIRETGWKPLGKEKGKELKDPDQLYNMLKNLLAQIKTHPSAWPFMEPVKKSEAPDYYEIIRFPIDLKTMTERLKNRYYVTKKLFIADLQRIITNCREYNPPDSDYCKCANTLEKFFYFKLKEGGLIDK
- the DHX58 gene encoding ATP-dependent RNA helicase DHX58, with protein sequence MEPRGMELRGYQREAAAPALSGRNSIVWLPTGAGKTRVAVHVCRRHLESRRGGKVAVLVNKVHLVDQHTDKEFHALQDTFKVTSISGDTSHKTFFADLVKKSDVVICTAQILQNALVSAEEDVHVELTDFSLLVIDECHHTHKDAVYNKIMLRYLQRKLSGEQDLPQVLGLTASPGTGGATSFEGAMEHILQICANLDTEKITSVQDEWQHLQSHVPQPKKQYDLCQERVQDPFGEQLKKVMVQIQKYMEKPDFLRDFGTQIYEQHIVELEKRAAEMFCRKTRVCALHLRKYNDALLINDTVRMVDAFQYLQQFYSAERDKKDPTEQFLTATFEENRASLQALAGDHRYENPRLAKLEGILREHFQPLGTSRGIVFTKTRQSAHSLLSWLQTTATLREQRIRAAVLTGAGYSNQTRHMTQNEQQDVIKQFRQGALNLLFSTSVAEEGLDIPECNIVVRYGLMTNEIAMMQARGRARAENSVYSVLAKANTREVTRELLNEDLVELMKRAIQAVQAMPEQEYFQKIRELQRVAVAGWLMKEARISERRQLHDPAAVRLYCVNCNAAVCRGSDIRTVEGMHHVNVNPTFGSYYRVSSGKIQFQRTFKDWQPGCRISCKDCSQEWGMEMLYRQVKLPVLSIKNFVVETPAEKRRYKKWGTVTFPIKAFDYVEYCSGTYSLSI